The Limnochorda sp. LNt genome includes a region encoding these proteins:
- a CDS encoding ABC transporter substrate-binding protein, translated as MVASQVDGVTRRELLKKAAAVAAGATAGSALWGKTVYVSKAAARTITVGVGGWAVDAMNQIVRDMGFTRDTGIQVSIQVRPGAPPEFISQMASAVNAGTSPYDVVDIEDEAAITLSRLGWLEPLDGLLASDFWEDFSPDMLAMVEVWHRYRGETFRIPHNYEAQYFWYRKDWFDREGLRPPETWAEMVEAGKRFTRGDVWGVSDGLAKGAYLNVFVGYLTLQAGGNIYEFGEPARVALTFLYDMIYTHRIFPIGALNKDYDALNVDYMNDRVAMMRQWPYFWDVSRGNEAWWREEKTAISLPPAGPRGNARTYAAAWGWVIPRTAPNKDAAREFVRWIVAKENAPRLAAISTWFLSARKSVLDAVGDQGIAPYLRQYSEAGAIGTRPFHPRYFEAVSVVEDLVSAYLTNQMSLDDVIRNGRDRIARLGGMG; from the coding sequence ATGGTGGCTTCGCAGGTGGATGGCGTCACGCGCCGGGAGCTCCTCAAGAAGGCTGCTGCCGTGGCGGCCGGAGCGACGGCCGGGAGCGCCCTGTGGGGCAAGACCGTCTACGTATCGAAGGCAGCCGCTCGTACCATCACCGTCGGCGTCGGCGGGTGGGCTGTCGACGCCATGAACCAGATCGTCCGCGACATGGGGTTCACGCGGGATACGGGCATCCAGGTCAGCATCCAGGTCCGACCCGGCGCTCCCCCCGAGTTCATCTCGCAGATGGCGAGCGCCGTCAACGCCGGGACCAGCCCCTACGACGTGGTCGACATCGAGGACGAGGCGGCCATCACTCTCTCGCGGCTGGGGTGGCTCGAGCCTCTCGACGGGTTGCTGGCGTCGGACTTCTGGGAGGACTTCTCCCCTGACATGCTGGCGATGGTCGAGGTATGGCACCGCTACCGGGGCGAGACCTTCCGCATCCCCCACAATTACGAGGCCCAGTACTTCTGGTATCGTAAGGACTGGTTCGACCGGGAGGGCCTGAGACCACCCGAGACGTGGGCCGAGATGGTTGAGGCGGGCAAGCGATTCACCCGTGGGGACGTGTGGGGTGTCTCGGACGGCCTCGCCAAGGGCGCTTACCTCAACGTGTTCGTGGGCTATCTCACCCTGCAGGCAGGCGGCAACATCTATGAGTTCGGTGAGCCGGCCAGGGTCGCCCTCACGTTCCTTTACGACATGATCTACACCCACCGCATCTTCCCCATCGGGGCGCTCAACAAGGACTACGACGCCCTCAACGTCGACTATATGAACGACCGGGTCGCCATGATGCGCCAGTGGCCGTACTTCTGGGACGTCTCTCGCGGCAATGAGGCGTGGTGGCGCGAGGAGAAGACCGCCATCTCCCTCCCACCGGCGGGACCAAGAGGCAACGCCCGTACGTACGCGGCCGCATGGGGTTGGGTGATCCCCCGGACGGCGCCCAACAAGGACGCTGCCCGGGAGTTCGTGCGGTGGATCGTGGCGAAGGAGAACGCCCCCCGGCTCGCGGCCATCAGCACATGGTTCTTGAGCGCCCGCAAGTCCGTGCTCGACGCGGTGGGTGACCAGGGCATCGCACCCTACCTGCGACAGTACAGCGAGGCGGGTGCCATCGGGACCCGGCCCTTCCACCCCCGCTACTTCGAGGCGGTCAGCGTGGTGGAGGACCTGGTCTCGGCCTATCTCACCAACCAGATGAGCCTGGACGACGTCATCCGAAACGGACGGGACCGTATCGCTCGCCTCGGCGGCATGGGCTGA
- a CDS encoding glycoside hydrolase family 127 protein, producing MGTPRTLEPVQLRRVDVGGPFWATRLEVNRRRTIPAIHRQLVETGRLDAYRSGGGRGDRPTPHLFWDSDVAKWIEAAAYALASRPDPALQALVRDAVVRLASIQQPDGYLNVYFTTVAPAKRWTNLGMWHELYCAGHLIEAGVALYEATGDRSLLDVVVRYADHIDDTFGPGRRPGCCGHPEIELALVRLYRTTQEPRYLALSQFFLDQRGRRPSVFDEELRRLPPEDAELNRRYLMRDGRFDSTYCQDHLPVRDQFEVVGHAVRAMYLGAGMVDVGMETGDATLVSAARRIWESATGRKMYVTGGLGSRRDIEGFGPDYELPDEDAYAETCATVGLILLSHRLFHADPHGRYIDVLERALYNGLLAGVSLDGETFFYENPLASRGHHHRQPWYEVACCPPNLARLLASLGQYAYSEGPQEAFVHLYVGGKADLVCGDVRVTLHQQTDYPWDGRVRLTVVPDKPITLTLHLRVPGWCPDWSVSVNGEPLADASSPGAQAKAVPGYVALDRFWRPGDTVELTLAMPVQRLYGHPRSRDLVGRVALQRGPLIYCLEQHDNGPGLDRVVLPSDAPIESRLDEALLGGVVVLSAEASQLQETDWEGGLYRASSPVLHRRPIVAIPYFAWDNRSPGEMRVWLRDRS from the coding sequence ATGGGCACTCCTCGGACCCTCGAGCCTGTCCAGCTCCGACGGGTCGACGTCGGCGGCCCGTTTTGGGCCACACGACTCGAGGTCAATCGCCGCCGTACCATCCCCGCCATCCATCGGCAACTCGTCGAGACGGGGCGGCTCGACGCGTACCGGTCGGGCGGCGGCCGCGGGGATCGCCCGACGCCGCACCTGTTCTGGGACTCGGACGTGGCCAAGTGGATCGAGGCAGCGGCTTACGCCCTCGCGAGCCGGCCGGACCCGGCGCTGCAGGCCCTGGTGCGGGACGCGGTGGTACGCTTGGCCTCTATCCAGCAGCCCGACGGCTACCTCAACGTCTACTTCACGACCGTCGCGCCGGCCAAGCGGTGGACCAACCTCGGGATGTGGCACGAGCTCTATTGCGCGGGTCACCTGATCGAGGCCGGCGTGGCCCTCTACGAGGCGACAGGCGATCGCTCCCTGCTGGATGTGGTCGTCCGATACGCTGACCACATCGACGACACGTTCGGTCCCGGCCGGCGACCGGGCTGTTGCGGTCACCCGGAGATCGAGCTGGCCCTGGTGAGGCTCTACCGTACGACACAGGAGCCTCGCTACCTCGCGCTGAGCCAGTTCTTCCTGGACCAGCGCGGCAGGCGACCGTCCGTCTTCGACGAGGAGCTCCGGCGGCTCCCACCCGAGGATGCCGAGCTCAACCGGCGGTACCTGATGCGGGACGGGCGCTTCGACTCCACCTACTGCCAGGATCACCTGCCGGTACGTGACCAGTTCGAGGTGGTCGGCCATGCCGTGCGGGCGATGTACCTCGGCGCCGGCATGGTCGACGTGGGGATGGAGACGGGAGACGCTACGCTGGTGTCGGCGGCTCGCCGGATCTGGGAGAGCGCTACTGGCCGCAAGATGTACGTCACTGGCGGACTTGGCTCCCGCCGGGATATCGAGGGCTTCGGCCCCGACTACGAGCTGCCTGACGAGGACGCCTATGCCGAGACGTGCGCGACTGTCGGTCTCATCCTGCTCTCGCACCGGCTCTTCCACGCCGACCCGCACGGTCGCTACATCGACGTGCTGGAGAGGGCCCTCTACAACGGCCTTCTGGCAGGGGTGTCGCTGGACGGAGAGACCTTCTTCTACGAGAACCCGCTTGCCAGCCGCGGCCATCATCACCGCCAGCCCTGGTACGAGGTGGCCTGCTGCCCTCCCAACCTGGCCCGGTTGCTAGCGTCACTTGGGCAGTACGCCTACTCCGAGGGGCCGCAGGAGGCCTTCGTACACCTCTATGTCGGAGGAAAGGCTGACCTCGTTTGCGGGGACGTCCGGGTGACGCTGCACCAGCAGACGGATTACCCGTGGGACGGTCGGGTGCGCCTGACCGTCGTGCCCGACAAACCGATCACGCTCACCCTCCACCTGCGGGTGCCAGGGTGGTGCCCTGACTGGTCCGTCTCCGTCAACGGTGAACCGCTGGCAGACGCGTCGAGTCCTGGCGCCCAGGCGAAGGCCGTGCCCGGCTACGTGGCCCTCGACCGCTTCTGGCGGCCAGGTGACACCGTGGAACTGACTCTGGCAATGCCAGTACAGCGGCTCTACGGTCACCCCCGATCCCGGGATCTCGTCGGGCGGGTCGCACTGCAACGCGGGCCCCTGATCTACTGCCTGGAGCAGCACGACAACGGCCCGGGACTCGACCGTGTCGTGCTTCCGTCGGATGCACCCATCGAGAGCCGATTGGATGAGGCGCTGCTGGGTGGGGTCGTCGTGCTGTCGGCGGAGGCGTCGCAGCTCCAAGAGACCGACTGGGAGGGAGGACTGTATCGTGCGTCGTCTCCTGTCCTGCACCGTCGACCCATCGTGGCTATCCCGTACTTCGCCTGGGACAATCGGTCGCCGGGCGAGATGAGGGTCTGGCTTCGCGACCGCTCGTGA
- a CDS encoding LacI family DNA-binding transcriptional regulator, whose translation MATIRDVAEAAGVALSTVSHVFNGTAPISEGTRQRVLQAAARLGYVPRRRRRNGSNRQQVVIFKNVIPAADEEGWSFQHEDLAEAIVVAAYRVFKERGVDVWVVPFEKDEVAQGIDPSYYTGFSGALVVDSSVSSFSSLPELPLPTVLAYCIAEAKPVLSVVPDDFRGGYEATRHLIRLGRRRIGFVSGPTGWIVCKERHSGYLAALHEFGLEADEAREASGDWSVESGRQAAAAILERGSDVDALFVANDLMALGAIRALRERGLRVPEDVAVVGYDNRAVAAVADPPLTTVQLPLGNIGRRAAQELLRLMERRPAHADTPASRVQIHCPLVIRDSCGYRLAQASTPQRPDFSPSGGEGGGEP comes from the coding sequence TTGGCAACGATTCGCGATGTTGCAGAGGCCGCGGGCGTGGCCCTCTCGACGGTGTCCCACGTCTTCAACGGCACCGCTCCCATCAGTGAGGGCACCCGGCAACGGGTGCTCCAGGCAGCTGCCCGGCTGGGCTACGTCCCCCGCAGGCGTCGACGCAACGGTTCAAACCGCCAGCAGGTAGTCATCTTCAAGAACGTTATCCCCGCTGCGGACGAGGAGGGCTGGTCGTTCCAACACGAGGACCTGGCAGAGGCCATCGTCGTGGCGGCCTACCGGGTCTTCAAGGAGCGTGGGGTCGACGTCTGGGTAGTGCCCTTCGAGAAGGACGAGGTGGCGCAAGGCATCGACCCCAGCTACTACACCGGCTTCTCTGGGGCGCTCGTCGTCGACAGTTCCGTCAGCAGCTTCTCCTCCTTGCCGGAACTCCCGTTGCCCACCGTGCTGGCCTACTGCATCGCGGAGGCCAAGCCGGTGCTGTCGGTGGTGCCCGACGACTTCAGGGGCGGATACGAGGCCACCCGCCACCTGATCCGGCTGGGACGGCGTCGCATTGGGTTCGTGAGCGGCCCCACCGGGTGGATTGTCTGCAAGGAGCGTCACAGCGGCTACCTGGCTGCCCTGCACGAGTTCGGCCTCGAAGCCGACGAGGCTCGGGAGGCGTCGGGCGACTGGAGCGTCGAGAGCGGTCGTCAGGCTGCTGCCGCCATCCTGGAGCGCGGCAGCGACGTCGACGCCCTGTTCGTCGCCAACGATCTGATGGCACTGGGCGCGATCCGGGCTCTGCGGGAGCGGGGTCTGCGGGTGCCCGAGGACGTCGCGGTCGTGGGCTACGACAACCGGGCGGTCGCAGCTGTCGCCGATCCTCCGCTGACGACGGTGCAGCTCCCCCTGGGCAACATTGGTCGGCGAGCGGCCCAGGAGCTGTTGCGGCTGATGGAGCGGCGACCGGCGCACGCCGACACCCCCGCCTCACGGGTCCAGATTCATTGTCCGCTGGTGATCCGTGACTCCTGTGGCTACCGGCTGGCCCAAGCCTCCACCCCACAACGCCCGGATTTCTCCCCCTCGGGCGGCGAGGGGGGCGGCGAGCCGTGA
- a CDS encoding M14 family metallopeptidase codes for MERTLRAAQRAVLALIIGVTMFVGLAGHPVVAGESPRIPTPAEVIGFEPGTDRTLVDYAQLIRYYKALDAASDRVLLEPVGTSTEGRTMYLLFISSPQNLMRLDVIKATQQRLGDPRTLGPEEALRLIEPQPAIVLINNAIHSTEIAAPHFALQLAYHLASSDDPETLRILSDVVLLMNPVNNPDGHDLVVRWYRQTLGTRFEGTSPPELYQRYAGHDNNRDWFMFNLQETRVWGPLIFREWLPSIIWDVHQMGSGGARFFVPPFFDPPNPEIDATILTQIMLLGGAITTRLASRGLTGVVTNAIYDQWWHGGFRTAPYYHNLVGILTEAASSRLGTPIETPFDRLGGHGRGLPTAQQRYVNFPDPWPGGTWRLSDIMRYEFETALALLDVAQRYREQWHWHFYQRNQRAVARGSTEAPYAFVIPPDQHDPGTARWLVDLLALQGVEVHVATQPVTLGGREYPVGSYVILAAQPKRANVMALLRPQSYPPRFQYPGGPPEQPYDIAGWTLPLQMGVRVDEIDEPVDASGLVRVEGALPLRGRVIGGPATYGYAFGPAPNAAAIARNRLLARGYRLVQLEDGARMGEEVLPPGTTVVERGEGLDTMVADLAWELGLDVYALQEPPAATARPLRLPRVGLYESWVPNMDAGWTRWLLDTFEFTYDVLRDRDVRQGGLLDRYDIIVIPDQSVSGILDGNRPGSYPDEYAGGIGQEGLTALRAFVEEGGTLLLLDTASELAIEHLGVPVRNVLDGVGRDRFYVPGSILRLQVDTSHPLGYGLASQTYAYFVQSPAFEPSGEAGVVASWPSSDLLASGWLHGEEMLAGRAALVEVPVGRGRAVLVGFRAQHRGQPHATFKVIFNAIYDAAIRGNR; via the coding sequence ATGGAGAGGACGTTACGCGCAGCGCAACGAGCGGTCCTGGCCCTGATCATCGGGGTTACCATGTTCGTCGGGCTGGCGGGGCACCCGGTGGTCGCCGGCGAATCGCCGCGCATCCCAACGCCGGCCGAGGTCATCGGCTTCGAGCCCGGGACGGACCGGACCCTGGTGGACTACGCCCAGCTGATCCGCTACTACAAGGCACTCGACGCCGCCTCGGACCGGGTGCTTCTCGAGCCCGTGGGCACCAGCACCGAAGGCCGGACGATGTACCTGCTCTTCATCTCCTCGCCTCAAAACCTGATGCGCCTCGACGTCATCAAGGCGACGCAGCAGCGCCTGGGCGATCCGCGCACCCTGGGACCCGAGGAGGCGCTCCGACTCATCGAGCCCCAGCCGGCCATCGTCCTGATCAACAACGCCATCCACTCGACCGAGATCGCCGCGCCGCACTTCGCCCTCCAGCTCGCCTACCACCTGGCCTCGTCGGACGATCCCGAGACGCTACGCATCCTGTCAGACGTCGTGCTCTTGATGAACCCGGTCAACAACCCCGACGGCCATGACCTGGTGGTGCGGTGGTACCGCCAGACCCTGGGCACGCGCTTCGAGGGGACCAGCCCGCCGGAGCTCTACCAGAGGTACGCGGGTCACGACAACAACCGCGACTGGTTCATGTTCAACCTGCAGGAGACCCGGGTGTGGGGGCCGCTCATCTTCCGCGAGTGGCTGCCCAGTATCATCTGGGACGTGCACCAGATGGGGTCGGGCGGCGCCCGGTTCTTCGTGCCGCCCTTCTTCGACCCGCCCAATCCCGAGATCGACGCGACCATCCTGACCCAGATCATGCTGCTGGGCGGCGCCATCACCACCCGCCTGGCCTCCAGGGGCCTGACGGGGGTGGTGACCAACGCCATCTACGACCAGTGGTGGCACGGGGGCTTTCGCACGGCGCCCTACTACCACAACCTGGTGGGCATCCTGACCGAGGCAGCCAGCAGCCGCCTGGGCACGCCCATCGAGACTCCCTTCGATCGACTGGGAGGCCACGGCCGAGGCCTCCCGACGGCGCAGCAGCGCTACGTCAACTTCCCGGACCCGTGGCCCGGCGGCACCTGGCGGCTCTCGGACATCATGCGCTACGAGTTCGAGACGGCCCTTGCCCTGCTGGACGTGGCCCAGCGCTACCGGGAGCAGTGGCACTGGCACTTCTACCAGCGCAACCAGCGGGCCGTCGCGAGGGGCTCGACCGAGGCGCCCTACGCCTTCGTCATCCCGCCCGACCAGCACGACCCCGGCACGGCCCGGTGGCTGGTCGACCTCCTCGCCTTGCAGGGGGTGGAGGTGCACGTCGCCACGCAGCCGGTGACCCTGGGCGGGCGGGAGTACCCGGTGGGCAGCTACGTGATCCTCGCCGCTCAGCCCAAGCGGGCCAACGTGATGGCGCTGCTGAGGCCGCAGTCCTATCCTCCGCGGTTCCAGTACCCGGGCGGGCCACCCGAGCAGCCCTACGACATCGCCGGCTGGACGCTGCCGCTGCAGATGGGGGTCCGCGTCGACGAGATCGACGAGCCGGTGGACGCCTCGGGACTGGTCCGGGTCGAGGGCGCCCTGCCGCTGCGCGGGCGCGTGATCGGCGGTCCTGCCACCTACGGGTACGCCTTCGGACCGGCCCCCAACGCGGCGGCCATCGCCCGCAACCGCCTGCTGGCCCGGGGCTACCGGCTCGTGCAGCTGGAGGATGGCGCCCGGATGGGGGAGGAGGTGCTGCCACCCGGCACCACCGTGGTGGAGCGCGGCGAGGGCCTGGATACGATGGTCGCCGACCTGGCGTGGGAGCTGGGGCTGGACGTCTACGCTCTCCAGGAGCCGCCGGCGGCGACCGCCAGGCCGTTGCGCCTACCCCGGGTGGGCCTCTACGAAAGCTGGGTGCCCAACATGGATGCCGGCTGGACCCGGTGGTTGCTCGACACGTTCGAATTCACCTACGACGTGCTGCGTGACCGGGATGTGCGGCAGGGTGGCCTGCTCGACCGCTACGACATCATCGTGATCCCCGACCAGTCGGTCAGCGGCATCCTCGACGGCAACCGGCCGGGCAGCTACCCGGACGAGTACGCCGGCGGCATCGGCCAGGAGGGGCTGACGGCGCTGCGGGCCTTCGTCGAAGAGGGCGGCACCCTGCTCTTGCTCGACACGGCCTCGGAGCTGGCCATCGAGCATCTGGGCGTGCCCGTGCGAAACGTCCTCGACGGCGTGGGGCGGGACCGCTTCTACGTCCCGGGCTCCATCCTGCGGCTGCAGGTCGACACGAGCCATCCCCTCGGCTACGGGTTGGCGTCCCAGACGTACGCCTACTTCGTGCAGAGCCCGGCCTTCGAGCCGTCGGGCGAGGCGGGGGTCGTGGCGTCGTGGCCGTCGAGCGATCTGCTGGCCTCGGGCTGGCTGCACGGGGAGGAGATGCTGGCGGGACGGGCGGCGTTGGTCGAGGTGCCCGTGGGGCGGGGCCGGGCGGTCCTGGTCGGCTTCCGGGCGCAGCACCGGGGGCAGCCGCACGCGACGTTCAAGGTGATCTTCAACGCCATCTACGACGCGGCCATCCGGGGCAACCGGTAG
- a CDS encoding GNAT family N-acetyltransferase, with translation MFAWRVDDEIELRLLELEHAGAMHRLTEANRAYLRRWLPWAESETTLEQTEAFIRRSLQQFAEGNGFQAGIWYRQELAGAIGLHYVDRRNRRTEIGYWLAEPLQGRGIMTRACRAVVDHAFGPLGLHRVEIRCATGNHRSRAIPRRLGFREEGVLRQWAWVDGRFHDMVIYGLLAPEWRREPVRGGPLAASL, from the coding sequence ATGTTCGCCTGGCGGGTGGACGACGAGATCGAGCTGCGGCTGCTGGAGCTGGAGCACGCCGGGGCCATGCACCGCCTCACCGAGGCCAACCGGGCCTACCTGCGGCGCTGGCTGCCCTGGGCGGAGTCGGAGACCACTCTGGAGCAGACCGAGGCGTTCATCCGGCGCAGCTTGCAGCAGTTCGCCGAGGGCAACGGCTTCCAGGCCGGGATCTGGTACCGCCAGGAGCTTGCGGGGGCCATCGGCCTCCACTACGTGGACCGCCGCAACCGCCGCACGGAGATCGGCTACTGGCTGGCCGAGCCCCTGCAGGGCCGTGGCATCATGACCCGCGCCTGCCGGGCCGTCGTCGACCACGCCTTTGGGCCGTTGGGCCTCCACCGCGTCGAGATCCGCTGCGCCACGGGCAACCACCGCAGCCGGGCCATCCCCAGGCGCCTCGGCTTCCGCGAGGAGGGCGTGCTGCGCCAGTGGGCCTGGGTCGACGGCCGCTTCCACGACATGGTCATCTACGGCCTGCTCGCCCCCGAGTGGCGACGGGAGCCGGTCCGCGGCGGTCCGCTGGCGGCGTCGCTTTGA
- a CDS encoding GntR family transcriptional regulator, with the protein MGLQAVSNSVRLRCGGRARGWSERAETQLVRAILQGRHRPGTWLPPERELAALLGVSRPALREALQRLALDGWITLRRGQPAVVIELWRVSCEGETPCDDGTAGAMSG; encoded by the coding sequence ATGGGTCTGCAAGCGGTGAGCAACTCGGTCCGCCTGCGTTGCGGCGGGCGGGCCCGTGGCTGGTCCGAACGGGCCGAGACCCAACTGGTGCGCGCCATCCTCCAGGGCCGCCACCGGCCCGGCACCTGGCTGCCACCCGAGCGCGAGCTGGCCGCTCTCCTCGGCGTCTCCCGGCCGGCCCTACGTGAGGCCCTGCAGCGTCTGGCCCTGGACGGCTGGATCACCCTGCGACGCGGGCAGCCCGCCGTCGTCATCGAGCTTTGGAGGGTGTCATGCGAGGGTGAGACGCCATGCGACGATGGAACGGCTGGGGCGATGAGCGGGTGA
- a CDS encoding FAD-binding protein: MRRWNGWGDERVTYPVPPGARRLLGAAVGPGERPRDATLPEVVARVPPSRLPPHPLVSVDAEQRVRHALGQSLPDWIAARSGRIPAFPDGVAYPATPEEVLELLRFAAASGARLIPYGGGTSVVGHLTVPPGEAPVLSVDLDRLSRLIRLDERSALATFGAGVRGPELEASLRARGWTLGHYPQSFEYSTLGGWVATRSAGQQSIWYGRIEDLFAGGVLEAPAGTVTLPPWPASAAGPDLRHLVLGSEGRLGILTEVTVRVRRLPEAEAFAAVFFPAFEPGLEAMRALAQAEVGLSMVRLSTPGETATTLAMAGHERALRLLERWVALRGAGPDKCLLILGATGWRSHVRRALARALAICADHRGVYAGRTFGREWVRQRFRAPYLRNTLWEMGYAVDTLETAGTWVQVPGLVTAVERALQGALEAEGERVYVFTHLSHVYRQGSNVYTTYLFRLAPDPEVNLRRWRRLKEAASRAIVAAGGTVSHQHGEVTGLLQRRSGAVEGVAVRDRVSGRTAEVRARVVINAAGAWADALRGQVGRPPRLRQLRGSHLLFPGWRVPLATGLNLFHPRDGRPLYVLPWEGMTLVGTTDVDHGDGLDDEPRIHPDEGAYLLEAVQHLFPALDLEARDVVATFAGVRPVVGSGKADPSREPRDWAIWDEGLVTVTGGKLTTFGAMARAAMAAARRRLPDAPDKRPTEESGSHRGEPARDAAEALASLDETLRRRLLGRYGHRTVDLVRRARPGELELVPGTTVTWAELRWAIEEESVVHLDDLLLRRVRLGLQLPQGGAAMLPRLRPLAQESLGWDDARWEAEASRYRQLWAWACGPENLAAG; the protein is encoded by the coding sequence ATGCGACGATGGAACGGCTGGGGCGATGAGCGGGTGACCTATCCCGTGCCGCCGGGGGCCCGCCGCCTGCTCGGGGCGGCGGTGGGGCCCGGCGAGCGGCCCCGTGACGCGACCCTACCCGAGGTGGTGGCCCGAGTCCCGCCCTCCCGCCTGCCCCCTCATCCCCTGGTGAGCGTCGACGCCGAGCAGCGGGTGCGCCATGCCCTGGGACAGAGCCTGCCCGACTGGATCGCCGCGCGCAGCGGGCGCATCCCGGCCTTCCCCGATGGGGTCGCCTACCCCGCCACGCCCGAGGAGGTGCTTGAGCTGCTGCGCTTCGCAGCCGCCAGCGGCGCCCGGCTCATCCCCTACGGCGGTGGCACCAGCGTGGTGGGGCACCTGACGGTGCCGCCCGGCGAGGCCCCGGTGCTCAGCGTCGATCTGGACCGCCTCAGCCGCCTGATTCGCCTCGACGAGCGAAGCGCCCTGGCCACCTTCGGGGCGGGGGTGAGGGGGCCCGAGCTGGAGGCGTCCCTGCGGGCCCGGGGCTGGACGCTGGGCCACTACCCCCAATCGTTCGAGTACTCGACCCTGGGGGGCTGGGTGGCCACCCGCTCGGCCGGGCAGCAGTCCATCTGGTACGGGCGTATCGAGGACCTCTTCGCCGGCGGCGTGCTGGAGGCCCCCGCCGGCACGGTGACGCTGCCGCCGTGGCCGGCCTCCGCGGCCGGGCCGGACCTGCGCCACCTGGTGCTGGGCTCGGAGGGGCGCCTCGGCATCCTGACCGAGGTGACGGTGCGGGTGCGGCGGCTCCCCGAGGCCGAGGCGTTCGCGGCGGTCTTCTTCCCGGCCTTCGAGCCGGGCCTCGAGGCGATGCGGGCGCTGGCGCAGGCGGAGGTGGGGCTCTCGATGGTGCGCCTGAGCACCCCCGGGGAGACCGCCACCACCCTGGCCATGGCCGGCCACGAACGGGCGTTGCGCCTGCTGGAGCGGTGGGTCGCCCTCCGGGGAGCCGGACCCGACAAGTGCCTGCTCATCCTGGGCGCCACGGGCTGGCGCTCGCACGTCCGCCGGGCGCTGGCCCGGGCCCTGGCCATCTGCGCCGACCACCGGGGCGTCTACGCCGGGCGCACCTTCGGGCGGGAGTGGGTGCGCCAGCGTTTCCGAGCCCCCTACCTGCGCAACACCCTTTGGGAGATGGGCTACGCCGTCGACACCCTGGAGACCGCAGGCACCTGGGTGCAGGTGCCGGGCCTGGTGACCGCCGTCGAGCGGGCCCTGCAGGGCGCCCTGGAGGCCGAGGGCGAGCGCGTCTACGTCTTCACCCACCTCTCCCACGTCTATCGCCAGGGCTCCAACGTCTACACCACCTACCTCTTCCGGCTGGCCCCGGACCCCGAGGTCAACCTGCGACGGTGGCGGCGTCTCAAGGAGGCGGCCAGCCGCGCCATCGTGGCCGCGGGCGGCACCGTCAGCCACCAGCACGGGGAGGTGACCGGCCTCCTGCAGCGCCGCAGCGGCGCGGTGGAGGGGGTGGCGGTGCGAGACCGGGTGAGCGGCCGCACCGCCGAGGTGCGCGCCCGGGTGGTGATCAACGCCGCGGGCGCCTGGGCGGACGCCCTGCGGGGCCAGGTGGGCCGCCCGCCGCGGCTGCGGCAGCTGCGCGGCAGCCACCTGCTCTTCCCGGGCTGGCGAGTGCCTTTGGCCACGGGCCTCAACCTGTTCCATCCACGAGACGGCCGCCCCCTTTACGTGCTGCCGTGGGAGGGCATGACGCTGGTGGGCACGACCGACGTCGACCACGGCGACGGCCTCGACGACGAGCCCCGCATCCATCCCGACGAAGGAGCGTACCTGCTGGAGGCGGTGCAGCATCTCTTCCCGGCGCTGGACCTTGAGGCCCGAGACGTGGTGGCCACCTTCGCCGGCGTGCGGCCCGTGGTCGGCTCCGGCAAGGCCGATCCCTCCCGGGAGCCCCGGGACTGGGCCATCTGGGACGAGGGGCTGGTCACCGTGACGGGCGGCAAGCTCACCACCTTCGGAGCCATGGCGCGGGCGGCCATGGCCGCGGCCCGCCGGCGCCTGCCCGATGCGCCGGATAAGCGGCCGACCGAGGAGTCGGGCAGCCACCGAGGCGAGCCGGCCCGCGACGCGGCCGAGGCCCTGGCGTCGCTCGACGAGACCCTGCGCCGGCGCCTGCTGGGCCGCTACGGTCACCGGACCGTGGATCTGGTGCGCCGGGCCCGCCCCGGCGAGCTGGAGCTCGTCCCCGGCACGACCGTCACGTGGGCGGAGCTGCGCTGGGCCATCGAGGAGGAGTCTGTCGTGCACCTCGACGACCTGCTCCTGCGGCGGGTGCGGCTCGGGCTGCAGCTCCCTCAGGGCGGGGCGGCCATGCTGCCCCGGCTGCGTCCGCTGGCACAGGAGAGCCTGGGCTGGGACGACGCGCGTTGGGAGGCTGAGGCGTCTCGCTACCGGCAGCTCTGGGCTTGGGCATGCGGCCCAGAGAATCTGGCAGCCGGGTAG